The following nucleotide sequence is from Ailuropoda melanoleuca isolate Jingjing chromosome 12, ASM200744v2, whole genome shotgun sequence.
TCTACCTGCTTCGGTCCAGCTGCGGTCCTAGAGACTTCCTAGTTCAGGAGCCTGTGAGCTTTTCCAGAGCAGAGAGCATGCCTTTCATGCCATAGGTATATCGTCAAATATTTCCAAAAGTCACGGGGCCCCAGAAGATCCAACAGGGGCTAGAGAGAGATCATTTTGGAAGGCAAGAGTTAAGATTGGAGCTAACTGAAAGTTCATTAGAGCAAGTCTCGCATGCGAAAGTGGACACAGAAGGAGGTCCCCTGTCCATCCTGAGATCCCTGTCCAAGTCAGAAATTCTGGAGCCTCTTTTCCAGAGTACTTAGAATATAAGTGATGCCAATACATTCACAagtctgagaaaaacaaaaagtgtgGCAGTTTGGACCCAAATGTTTGGGGAGTGAGATAGGAGTTACATGAGAATCTGggtggagtgggggcaggggacaaaGCCTGAGAAGGTGGGACGGAGTCTGTTGGGAATGAGAAGAGAGGCAAAGATATCTCAGGAGAGAAGAATGTGTGAGAAAATTGTACAGATAAGGAGAAAGCAGGACTCATTTACAGTCTGTCAAACCCCTGCTCTCATGGATTCTTTCTTTGCAGCTCTGCTTTCTCAGGATCCCGCTCCTTCCAAGAGGAAGACAGTATGATTAAACTCCAGGTGAGttaaggtttcctttttctctcttaaaggCCATGTCATTTCTGAGGAGCTAGACCCCTCTATTCTCCGAAAGGAAGTTGCCCATGTTTGAGCGACGGCTCCGTGCGAGGCCCTTTGCCTGGCTCGGAACAGTTGTGTGAGCTAGGTGGTATTACTCCCTTTGCAGAAATcaggaagcaggctcagagacGTCTAGATGTCTAATTCGGTGCTACTCCAGGTGAGGTCTGCACACAAGTGCCAGTCCATGAGCTGCTTGTCACTGACAGATCAATATGGCAATCAAGAGTAAGAGTTCAgaagctcttttttctttaaagatttatttatttattctagagagtgagagaatgtgtgggtgggggggaggggcaaaaggagagggagagggagaaacagactgcccactgagcatggagcctgacatggagctggatcccacgaccctgcgatcatgacctgagccaaaaccaagagtcgatcgcttaacccactgagccacccaggcaccctgcattcAGAAGCTCTTGTAGCAATGTGGTATTGCCACGGCGCCCGAGCGCATGGTTGCTATGCACATGACCCCACTTGGAGTAGCGCTGGGTCCAGGCCACTATATAAGAAGCAAGATTTGAGTGTGGATGTATCCCTCAGGATTCAACCAGTGAAGCAGGAACAGCATGAGATATATATTGAGATTTGTAAGAGGTTTATTTTATATGCCTTTGGGGGGCTGGGCAAATCGGAAATCTCAGGGCAGGTTGGACTGATGCTACTATCTACAGGGAGAATTTCTTCTCTTAGGGAAGCCTCAGTTCTGGTCTTGAGGCCCTTCAACTGATTGgctcaggcccacccagattatTAAAAATAGTCTCCCTCCAAGTCATCTGATTATGGACTTtaatcacatctataaaataatctTCACTgcaacacctagattagtgtttgcttCTGTAATGGGACTGTAGTCTAGCCAAGTTGATACATCAAAAAGGCCATCAGAAAGTAGAACAAGGATTTTTTAagtcatgaaaaatgttttaattctgaaaatacacaaaaagagaaaatagtactGTGAATCTCTGTGTGTAGTATCTATGGTTCAGGTTCAACATTTTGCCACACCTGCTTAATCTACctctttttcactttccttttttctttcccaaagaagttaattttattgaattaatttaattttaagatttatatatttatatgagagaaagagacagagacagaggctgagcacagagttcgatatggggcttgatctcgtgaccctgagatcatgacctgagctgaagccaagagttggacgtgccaaagcattttaaaagaagatccTGGACAGcatgtcatttcattttatatcgGTTTTGTTCTGAGCTCATTACTTTCTTAGAGTAGCTGTGTGCaagataaaagaaatgagctcccactcgtttcctctgcctggaaaccATCCTGCCCGAGTCCACACTGCGTCCCATTAGGTACATTTTCCATCTTCTACGTTACTGCCAGCGACTGTTTTACCAAATGTTTCACACTGTATCACCCAGGCTACCGTCTTTTCCAGCCTCTGATAACAGTTTCCCCAAGTGTTGCCGCTTGGTCCCAAAGTCAGCGCAGGAGATTTATTTGGTAGCACTCTGCTTATAATAGCAGTTTTCGTATTGGTAGCACGGGCGTGCTGGGCGCTGGCAGAGGAGCAAGGAAGCAAGTGGAAACATGCAAGACCTCTTGAGGCCCGGGCTCAGAACTGGATCAAGGCACGTGGCCAAATCCAAAGTCAAGGGGCAAGGAAATACCCGCTGGTCCTTGAGTGGAGTTGGGGAGCGTGAGGGAATTTTGCTGAATAGCAATCTAATTTGCCATACACCTCTGCGTATTTCAGTATGTATTTCtgctgaaaatacaaaaaatggcTGAGATTATCCGTAATTCTTTGGTATCATCTAATGCCTCGGCAATGATCAGTTTTCCCTGATTATCTAAAAAATGTCTCTTTCGGTGTCATTCAGTGGGTTTCCTCTAGCTACGATGTTTCCTATAAGTGGGAGCATTCTGTGCCTGAATAAATTTAGGTTCCAGATTTTACAAGAGGACTTCGTAGGTGGTGCTGTGTGCcgagaaaaagattttaaaatcttttattatatcTGTGTTAGTTTATAAATttggtttattaatatttttggacTGTCTTTGTACCTGCACATTTGGCAGTCTCTGCATAGGATCACAGCAAGGGACCTGCCCAGCTGCAAAGGGCGGTGGGAGAtgggtgttttgttttcccaGACCGTTGAGGCCAAGAAGGGAGAAGCGGGTTAGGCTGGGTGAGCCTGCATTCCTAAGCCCTTCTCCCTAGTGTCTGTCCCACATCAGCTGTCAGGTATGTGTACTTCCTGGCCCACTCGCTCCAACTCCATTTTGTCACCTCCCACGGAGGAAAGCAGTGCTGCTAGGATATCCCGGGTGGTTTAGGAACAACTGAAACTTAttttcacagctctggagactaggaagtccaaggtcaaggagctggcagatttggtgtttGGTGAGGTCCTGCTTTCTTATTAATAGGTGGtcctcttgctgtgtcctcacatggcagaaggggtgagCTCTCTGGCACATCTTctatgagggcactaatcccattcgtgaGGCTCCACTCTCATGGCCTAATTACCTCCTCAAGGCCCCACCTTTTAATACTATCACCTTGAGGGTTaacatttcaacatatgaattttggggggacacaaacatgcagtccATCACAcctccctcagtttttgtttttaataattgtcAGGTTTTGGTGGTTGAACAATAGCTAGTATAAATTCTTTGTGAAATACATTGTAACTACTCACAACTTTGGTTGGAAGCATTTGCAAGGTACAGAGTCTATTGAGAGGATGTATCTGTGACCATGTAACTGGGCAGTGTAATAAGTGCAgtgatagtattttatttaaaaatttatttatttttggtcagGGGATGGCTGTTAACACATGATTTTTCCCCtcgattttttattttgaaattttttaatttatggaaaaatggaaagaacagtaTAATGTGTAATCTCCACCTAGATTCACAAGTTGTTAGCAATTACATATAagttatacacatatacacacacataatatctATATTTCATTTTGCTGACCCAGTTGAGAATAAATTGCAGGCATCATTATTCatcctaaatacttcagtatgtatCTACTAAGAATAAGGGCTTTTCCCTATATTTCCGCATTACTGTCATCACActcaagaaatttatttttttattcaagtaaaatTAACATCCAATGTTAtgatagtttcaggtgtacaatgtaatgattcaacaattctatacatttctcagtgctcgtGTTAAGTGTACTGTTACCCTTTATCTGTTCCCCCCCACATCcatacccacctcccctctggcaaccacccagtttgttctctgtatttaagaatctgcgttttttggggcacctgcgtggctcagttggttaagcatctgccttcagctcaggtcatgatctcagggtcctggggtcaagtcccgcattgggctccttgatcagcagggagcctgcttctccctctccctctgcccttccccctgcttgtgctctctctgtcaaacaaataaataaaaatatttttttaaaaatttgtttttttggtctctttttttccctttaatcatttgggtttttttcttaaattccacatgtgagtgaaattatacggtatttgtctttctctgagtgacttagttcagttaacattataccctctaggtccatccatgtggtggcacatagcaagatttcattcccttttatggccaagtaatattctattgtctttgtacaccacatcttctttatccattcatctatatcgatgggcacttgggttccttccgtatcttgactattgtaaataatgttgcagtgaacataggggtacatatatctttctgaattagtgttttcatttcctttgcgtAAATGCCATGCATAAAAGtaatctcaaaatggattaaatacctgaatgtgaggcctgaaaccattaagttcctagaagaaaacataggcagttgTTTCTTAGACATTAGCCACAGCAGCATTTTTCTGGGTAtgtctcctcctctgggaaggaaaacgaaagcaaaattaaactatcaggattacaccaaaataaaaagcttttgcacggaGAAGGAAatcagcaacaaaacaaaaagacaacctactgaatgggagaaaatatttgcagatgcCATCTCtgacaaagggttaatatccaaaatatataaagaacttacacagggcgcctgggtggctcagtcattaagtgtctgccttcagctcagggcgtgatcccggtgctctgggatcgagccccgcatcgggctccctgctctgctgggagcctgcttcttcctctcccagtccccctgcttgtgttccctctctcgctggctatctctctctctctgtcaaataaataaataacatcttttaaaaaaaaagagcttacacaactcaacactaaaaaaatcccagataatccaattaaaaaatcagagtacatgaatacacatttttccaaagaagacatgcagatggccaacaaacacaggaaaagatgctcaacatcactcatcatcagggaaatgcaaatcaaaaccacaatcatgGGCTCCTGCATGgattagttggttaagcatctgccttcaggtcaggtcatgatcccagagtcctgggattgaggcccacgttgggctccctgctcagcggggaattctgcttctccctctccctctgcccctttgccccttcccctgattgtactctctctctcaagtaaataaataaaattaaaaacaaataaaccacaatgagataccaccttacacctgtcagaatggctaaaatcaacaacacaagaaataacaagggttgaccaggatgtggagaaaaaggaacccttgtgtactgttggtgggaatgaaaattggtgcagccactatggaaaacagtatggaggttcctcaaaaaattgaaaacagagctacTGTAAGAgctaataattccactactgattCTACTGTTTTTTAATACTTAATTGATATCCAGAGTGCTCCCAATTGTcccaataatttcctttttacttttttttttaaatatggcagCCAGTGCTTTTAGTTGCCTTGTCTGCTTAGTCCAATAGAAATAGATTAATCTGCcatgacaaagaaaataaaatatcaagtcTTGATGTATGATCGGGAGTGAACACCCGGGCACCACTAGGCTAGGGTATCAGTACAAACTTTTTGGTGGACAATTTGGATAATATcagtcaaaatgtaaaatatgcatACCCAAGTAACTCAGTAGTCTGgtctaggaatttattttatagaaatgctTTTATAAGTACTCAAAGACAGATGTTCATGGATGTTTATTGGAACATTCTTTGTGTGACTGTGGATGGTTAACGGGGACACAGGcaatgtggagaaaagaagagaaacttgGCCTACCCAAAACTTTGAATTTCTTctatgtttctcatttcttttgcaCTAGTAAGGGTCCGTTCAGGACACAAAAAGGGCACTGGCTATTTGAACAGGAAGAATTTAATGGAATTGTTGACTAGGTATGGAGTTGTGAGCCAGGTTACTGAGGGATAAAGAGAGAACTCTACAATATCATGGAAGTACCAACTATGGGAAGTAACTACCATCCTGGCTGAGGGAACCAAGGGGAGAGATTAAATAACGGAAACTTGGAAACTGAGAGAAGGGGCCTTGTGGAGCTGAAATGCAGAACTGTGAAGAGGGGTTGCTGGCTGGCTGGTGTCTCAGAGCTCAGAGAAGAAGCCTAGGGGTCAGGGACCCAGACTTCAGATATCGCTAGGGAAAGGGACTGCTGCCACCAGCGGAACATAGCATTACAGAGGTGATACCCCAGAACAGGAGGCAAACCGTTAGGAACAAgtcccttctttctcccccaacCTTGCAGAGTCCCTCCTGCGCCCCCTAGTGGCAGAGCCTTACGCAGAGCCAGTTCTCAGATTCAAAGTGCGATTTGCAGAGTCGTGGCTCCCACATTACAAAGTGTAGTTTCAACTGGAGAGTTTGGAGCAGAAAGACAACAACCTAATGGCCCGCGAAGCTTCCAGCTGTGCCCTTCTGCCAGCGGTCATCTGTGGATGACTCATGTGGCGTGTGCTTGATGTTTCAGGAAACTGTGACCTTCAAGGACGTGGCTGTGGTCTTCACGGAGGAAGAGCTGGCACTACTGGACAAGGCCCAGATAAATCTGTACCAGgacgtgatgctggagaacttCAGGAACCTTGTCTCAGTGGGTGAGGACAACAGCCCTCTGTAACTAAGCAGCAAACCACTGGTCCTATTCCCTCAAATAATCAGCTTCAAGCCAGATACAGTATTCCAGGGGGAGCACAAAGAGAAACTTTGGCCACTGGTGAGAATACTCGAGAGACACACATACCAAGGAGACCCCTGAAGTTAGTGAGTTTTAACAGATTAATGTGCATGACTGGCCCCCGGTGAGGTGTTGATGAGGGAACTCAAATCTTAACGCCCCCGGCCCATGGGCCTCCAATACAGTTAGGAggccaccctggcctcctctcGTTTTAGGCTGTCATCTACTCTCATGTTTCCCAAAGCGAGGTTGATAACATTCACACACTGGCATGGGCCTTGGTTGCTTCTGGAGAAAAACCAGTGTTTTGGGTAAGCTAGTGTTAAAGGAACTAAACTAGGATCTGGTGTATAGTGAATGTGGTATAAGTGTCAGcttatttgctttcttcttgaTAAATATCCAATTTTAGTTTCTCAGAGGCTCATACACAAATATGTATTACCTTGGTTTAGTTTATGAGATATTCCTTCTTTTACAGAGGAaacaactgaggcacagagtagttaaataacttgcccatgGTTACGTAGCTTGTAAGAAGTAGGATATAAACCCTCCTTatctgggtgttttgttttgttttggttttagagagagagaaagtgtgcatgcatgcatgagtggagatggggggagcagagagagagggagagaaccttaagcaggctccatggctcagcatggagcccattgcagggctcaatctcacacccctgagatcatgacctgaaccgaaatcaagagtcagacacataaccaactgagccacccaggcaccctagaccctgtgctttttaaataacCATGTGAAAGTAAGTACCACTATGTCTGTAGATTATAGACATGTGGCTAGTCTGCAGGATTCAACACTGTCAGTGAGTCTGAAATCAAGTTACTCTATCATaatcatcagtttttaaaaagcaagattgGTTAATGGACCAGAACACAAAAGAATTTGTCAGAGTACGTTGCACCTAGTAAGGTAAGTATAAGCTGGTGAAACTATTTTAGTTAACAGTCTGTGTCTATTTGTGCATACCGGTCACAGTGCAAATGCTTTTCTTACTATGGATATAGtcaaaataactagaaaatgGCTCCTTTAGGCCTCTTGTGGGTAGCTCAAAGACCCCTTTCTCTGACACCACCTTATACACTAACATCACTCTCAATAAAATGACTCAGAAACCACCTTGAACCAGGAGCAGTGTCCAGATGGTCTTGACCATAGTGTTCATGCCATTCTGAAGCCCGTTTTGGGGTGCCAAGGGTGTGACTACCCTCTTCTGCCTCATCTCCCTATGTTTTATGGCCCTTTGGTACAATCTTGCGTCCGTGGGGCCAGGCTACTAACAGTTCCACACTGCCCATTCTCATAGTCATGGGTATTTGAGATTCTGCGATTATCTAAAGAGGAGATGTTAAAGAAATGGATTACAGGATcttagagcatgtgactcttgatctcaagatcatgagctcaagccccacattgggagtagagattacttactaaaaaaaaaaaaaaaaagaaagaaagaaatcactggATGGGTTACGGGATCTTGGCAGACTTTATCTCTTCATGTAATCCAGAGAACCTCAGAGAAAAGGATGTCTCTTTAAGCCTGCCTCAAAGGTGTATATGTGCCTCCCCCATCAACCCCAGGGCGATATTTGACTATATTATCCCTATATCAGTCCCCATTGCTGTTTTAGGCTGACCACATACAGTTGGGCAGGTTGTGCAGAAACATACATGCTAATCCCACCTCATGTGACAGTAATGTGAAGGCAGGGAGATTAGCAGGAGACAAGACTTGTTGCTTGTTTCTGCAACTTTATATGGTGTCTTGGAAGGTCTTTGTGATCCTTTGTGTCTGTCGCCATGTCTAGCGCTCCCATTATTgtattgtacacacacacacacacacacacatgcaccatAAATCGTATGGGAGTCTTCCCCCTCCCgcctttttatttgctttgagaGTGtgcgagtgggaggaggggcagagagagaaggagagggagaatcccaagcaggtttcgtgctcagcatggagcccaatgtgaggctcaatctcacgaccctgagatcatgacctgagccgaaatcaagagtcagatgcttaaccgaatgagccatccaagcaccccttCCCCATTCCTTTTGTAGCAAAGTGATTAAAGGTGTTTTATCAGCTGCTCGTATAGGAGGGAggtgaatttctttctttataaattgttcccaagatttcttttcatttccctgcAACATGTGATTTTTAATTGGCAGCCCATGGATTAAAAGTCCTGTGATTCTGATTGTTTCCTATATCAATAGGAGCCAGTGACAGCTTCCCACTCCATCCTTCTTCATTTCTCAAAACCTCTGGAGGGATAACTTACTTGTTCTCTTAGccaaattctctttctcctcataGGAGACAGGATTAAAAACAACATTTCACATCTTCAGGGAAAAGGGTTGAGTTATCTCTCTCAAGAAGTGCTCTACTGCTGGCAGATTTGGAAACAAAGGATCAGTGAATTAACTGTGAGTCAGGAGTATGTCATGAATCTTCAAGGAGATTGCCCCCAGTATTTAGGGGGAGATGTTTCCCTCTGTGAAGAGTGGGCGGGAGTGTCTTTTCAgatttctgaagaagaaaactGTGTAATGAATGCCATTAATTTAGAAAAGCAAGATGGCACAGCAGGGAAAGGCCTGACACAAGTCCTTAACCCAGAATCTTGGAAGGGAGCCAACATGATGACGGAGCCTCAGAATTCTCGAGGACAGTGTGAGAGAATCCATGTGGAAGAGAAAGTGTATGGATGTGCTCAGTGTGATGACAGCATCAGTCAGACATCACGTGATCATGGTGATTCCCAAGAATGTAAAGAAGAGGAACCTCGTAGATACACTGACTGTGGGAAACACTTGGCTATGAAATCAGCAGTCAAACAACATAACGGGGTCCCTGTGGTACCACAGCCTGTCAAATGTAATAACTATGGGGTGGGCTTCAGAGATGGTGCAGACCCCCCTGTTCATCACAGCACTCACATAGGAGAAAAGTCTTGTAGGTGTGACCAGTGTGGAAAGGACTTTAGTCAGAGCTCGGATATTGTTGTTCACTATGAAACTCATTCAGATGACAAAGCTTATGAATGTCAAGAGTGGGCAGAGGGCTGCAACCAGAGCCCAGACCTTCCCAGATATCAAAAAGGCCCCTCAGGAGACAAACCCTATAAATGTCTTGAATGTGGCAAGGTCTTCAGGCGCAACTCCTCTCTTCACAACCATCACCGGGTCCACACGGGGGAGATGCCCTACAGATGTGACGTGTGTGGGAAGGGGTTCGGATTTAGGTCGCTACTTTGTATTCATCAGGGAGTACACACAGGGAAAAAGCCCTATAAATGTGAGGAGTGTGGGAAGGGCTTTGATCAGAGCTCCAATCTTCTTGTCCACCAGAgagtccacactggagagaagccctacaAATGCAGTGAGTGTGGCAAATGCTTCAGTTCAAGCTCTGTTCTTCAAGTCCACCGGAGGCTGCACACAGGGGAGAAGCCTTACAGGTGCGGCGAGTGTGGCAAGGGCTTCAGCCAAAGCACACACCTCCACATTCACCAGAGAGTCCACACGGGGGAGAAGCCCTACAAATGCAATGTGTGCGGAAAGGCTTTTGCATACAGTTCAGTTCTTCACACTCACCAGAGGGTTCATACGGGAGAAAAGCCTTACAAATGTGAGGTGTGCGGTAAAGGCTTCAGTTATAGCTCATATTTTCACTTACATCAAAGAGACCACACCAGAGAGAAGCCGTATAAATGTGACGAGTGTGGTAAGGGCTTCAGTCGGAATTCAGATCTTCATGTGCATCTCAGAGTCCACACAGGAGAGAGGCCCTATAAGTGCAAAGAATGTGGTAAGGGCTTCAGTCGTAACTCATACCTTCTTGCTCACAAGAGAGCACATGCAGATGCGGTGCCACATACGTGTCGTGAGCGTGGCAATGGCTTTAGTTATAGCTCAGACCTTCTCACTCATCAAAGACTGCGTGAGAGGACAGAAACGTTCTCAGTGTAATTCTCCAAGGGGCC
It contains:
- the ZNF285 gene encoding zinc finger protein 285 — encoded protein: MIKLQETVTFKDVAVVFTEEELALLDKAQINLYQDVMLENFRNLVSVGDRIKNNISHLQGKGLSYLSQEVLYCWQIWKQRISELTVSQEYVMNLQGDCPQYLGGDVSLCEEWAGVSFQISEEENCVMNAINLEKQDGTAGKGLTQVLNPESWKGANMMTEPQNSRGQCERIHVEEKVYGCAQCDDSISQTSRDHGDSQECKEEEPRRYTDCGKHLAMKSAVKQHNGVPVVPQPVKCNNYGVGFRDGADPPVHHSTHIGEKSCRCDQCGKDFSQSSDIVVHYETHSDDKAYECQEWAEGCNQSPDLPRYQKGPSGDKPYKCLECGKVFRRNSSLHNHHRVHTGEMPYRCDVCGKGFGFRSLLCIHQGVHTGKKPYKCEECGKGFDQSSNLLVHQRVHTGEKPYKCSECGKCFSSSSVLQVHRRLHTGEKPYRCGECGKGFSQSTHLHIHQRVHTGEKPYKCNVCGKAFAYSSVLHTHQRVHTGEKPYKCEVCGKGFSYSSYFHLHQRDHTREKPYKCDECGKGFSRNSDLHVHLRVHTGERPYKCKECGKGFSRNSYLLAHKRAHADAVPHTCRERGNGFSYSSDLLTHQRLRERTETFSV